The bacterium genome contains the following window.
ATACGAATAGGTCAGAAGCAATCAGAGACCTTATAAGGGAAAAGTTGGTTGAGCGAGAGTGGGAAACGGGGGAAAAGGAAACAGTTGGGACAATTACTATTGTCTATGACCACGAAACAAGAGAACTTTTAGAAAAGCTTACACATTTCCAGCATCAACATCTGGATTTAATAATCTCTACCACCCATGTTCATCTGGATGAGCACAATTGTTTAGAAGTACTGATTGTGAAAGGAAAAGGAAAGAAGATAAAGGATATTGCAAATAAACTAATAAGCACAAAGGGCGTAAAACACGGTAAACTGATTGCTACTACAACAGGCAAAGAACTGGCATAAAAAATTTTAGGGAAGGGTGCTACTATTTTTAATTTTGTGCTATAATTTAAGGGGGTTGAAAAATGTGTGGGTTAGTTATTTTTGTGTTGTTGGGTGCAAGACCCCTTTCTACTGATGATGCTTATGTAGATAGAGGAAAGTTTGAATTAGAATTTGGGTATGAATTTAAGGAGCATATTTGTGAGTTTTCTCTTAAGCCCGGAATAACTGAACGATTAGATTTTGCTATTGCGCTTCCGTATCTTATAAAGCCCCAACAAGAAATAGGAATTGCTGGGATTTGTATTAAGTATTCTCTTTTGGATGAAGGGAGTAAAATAGCCAGTATTTCTGTAAGTTTCGGTAGTGAATTGGGGGCGGATAAGTATGCTCTTAATGGGGTTATGAGCAAAAAATAAGAAAAGTGTTATTGCATTTGAATTTCGGGTATGCAACGAGCACTATTACTCAGTGTGGGGCAGTGGAACTTTCTTTATCAGAAAAGTTCACTCCTGTAAGTGAAGTTGTTTGTGAAGACAAAAAATTAACAGAAATATTAGTTGGGGCGAATTTTCAAGCTTTTGCTGGAATAATCCTTGATTTTGGGATTGGCAGAATGTTTAATGAAGAAACGCAATGGAGAAGCACATTTAGATTAACTTATGAATTTTAGAGAGGAGGTGAAAATATGTGTGGGATAGTGGAAAATCTGAATACGACAGCTCTTACTTGGGTTTTGCCAGGTTTTTTGCTTTGCTGGTCAATACCGACAGCAGCCGCAATAATAGTATCTGCTGTGAGAAAAACTCGAAAAGGGGAAATTGAAAGTTTATGGCTCACTCTTTTACTATTTGGGGGCGCTATTTTTGGAGTAATAGACCATATTTGGAATAAAGAACTCTTCCTAATAGGACCAGAGCCATGGAAAGATATTGGATTTTTGTAGCCTGGGGTATAATAGTCGCTGTAGCGAGAGCCAAAAAAAGGATAGCAACAGAAGTAGGACAGGCGCAAAAGTAATTCATTTCTTAGAAAGAGCAAAAGCGTTCCGATAAATCGGGACGCGATAATAAAAGGGGGTAAAGATGTTTAAAAAAAGATTGTTGGTAATTGGGCTTTTCTTAAGTTTTGTAGAGAGTGGACTAAGCGAAGAGGTGAAAAAAGACACATTAAGGCTCTATTATCTTGATGAGGTTGTAGTAACTGCAACACGCATGGAGAGGGCGGTTAAGGACATTAGTATCAGGCAAGACATGGGGGCAATTTAGGTAAATTAAATTATTATCTCACAGGAGATAAGCGATTAAGTGATGGTCATCTGCCAAATTCTGCATATGATGGCAAAGACTTAACTGGTAGGTTGGGGTATGAGATTACAAGTAATATAGGAGTGGCTTTCACAGGTAAATACTTTGATGGCTATAAGGAAGAGCCGCTCCGAGCAACTGACCCGGATACTCTTATCTCAAATACTTGGAATGACTATAAAAGAGGAGCATTAGATTTGAGTTTTGATGGCAAGTGGGGAACTATTAAGGGATTAACTAAGTTTTATCGCAACTTTGGTGAACATAAATTTTCCAATGGCTGGCACTCCAAGGACTTTACAAATGGTGCATTAGTTCACAGTTCAGCAGAATTATTTTCAAATAATGAACTTACTCTGGGAGCAGAATTCAGACAGCAAGGTGGAGAGAGACTTTCAGAGCAAAAGGGGAAATGGGAAAAGAAAGAATATGCAGTATTTTTCCATGATGAACTCCGATGTATCAGAGAGAAAGCAATTCTCAGTTTTGGGGGTAGATACAACTATGATGAGATTGCAGGAACTGAACTTTGTCCACAAACTGGATTAGTTTTACATTTAGTAGAAGGCACTATTCTGCGAGGATTGGTGAACAAAGGGTTTAGGAACCCACAAATTAATGAACTGTATTTGTTTCCCTCATCTAATGATAAACTTAAAGCAGAAAGAGTTTGGAACTATGAGGTAGGACTTAATCAGCGTCTCATAAAAGGAGTAAGTCTTGAACTCGCAGGTTACATTATGAAAGGGGATAATGTTATTCAACTTGAAAAAAATCCCACTCCACCTTCAAGGTTTAAGTTTCAGAATACAGGTGAGTTTGAATTTAAAGGGATAGAGACTGGTGTGAATATACAGATTGGTAATAAGTTCACGGGCCGAACTTATTATACTTATCTTAACCCGGGTGAAAAGACCTGTGGCAGAGCAGGGAATAAATTTGATGCGACGATAAGATACTCACAAAGAAAGCTTACTTTCTCTGCCTCCGGTCAATATATTAGCAAATACTATGCGGATGACAGTTGTAAAGCACAGATTAATGATTATTATGTGGTCAACACTAAACTCATTTATAAACTCCTCTCTAATCTTCGTGCTTTTATTGGGGTTGATAATCTACTGGATACAGAATACTCTTTTTATGTTGACCTTCCCGGTGGAGCGGCGGGTCTTTATCGAATGCCAGGAAGAGCATTTACTTTGGGAATGACATTTGAATATTAAACCTGTCTTTCTAATATTCCTACTCGTTGGTTGTAGTAGAGAACCAAATACGCCTTCACTAAAGATAGGAGCTACTACTTCACTGATAGGTGTTATTTTACAGGAAATAGGCAAAGAGAAAGTTGATGTTGTGACTATTGTTCCATCTGGAATGTGTCCCGGGCATTTTGATGTTAAGCCGGGTGATATAAAAGATTTGCAAGATGCAAAAGTTATAATGAGTCATGGATATGAAGAATGGATAGAGAATCTTTTAAATTCTATGAACATAGTGAATAAACCTTTGAGAATTGAAGGTAATTGGATGGTTCCTGAAGTTCATAAAATTGCAGCTAAAGAAATAACTAAGATACTGACAGAGATTAGTCCGGAGAACACAAATTTTTATCTGGATAACTTAACTGATTATGAGAAGTTAATTGATTCTTTTGCTTTGGAAGTGAGTGAGTCCACTAACACTTTTAAAGGTATAAAAGTTATCTGTTCTGAACACCAAGCAGAGTTTTTAGAATGGCTCGGATTTAATATAATTACTACTTATGGGAGACCAGAAGAGCTAACTCCCAAGGAAATATTGAACATAGTAAATATAGGAAAAAAGGAGCAAGTGGATATAGTGGTTGATAACTTACAGAGTGGGGGGAAGGGCAGTAGAGAAATAGCAAATGAAATTTCTGCAAGGTATACGGTTCTCACTAATTTCCCTTTAGATAAATCTTACATTAAAGCTTTGAGAGAAAATATAAATAAGCTTGTGCAAGCGATAAGTGAATAATGTTATAGAGATAAAGGACCTCACTGTTTCCTATCGGGAGAATGTAGCGCTAAAGAGTATAAGTTTAGATATAAAAAAAGGAACTTTTATTTCAGTTATCGGTCCTAATGGAGCAGGTAAGACAACACTACTAACAGCAATCAATGGATTGGGTAAAATTCTATCGGGGACGGTCAAAATCTTCGGCAGAGCCATAACTCCATACAATGTATCTTATATTCGCAAGAAAATTGGCTATATGCCTCAAAAATTAGCTATTGACCCCCGCTTTCCTATATCAGTAGAGGATACGATAAAGATTGGAAGATTTGGTAGAGTTGGTATATTTCGGAAGTTAAGTTATAGAGATAAAGAGATTGTTCAATCTGCGATGAAGGTTGCAGGAATAGAGAATTTGGCAAAGAGACCAATCGGTCATCTTTCTGGTGGTGAGGGGCAAAAGGTAGCATTAGCTCGTGTTTTAGCCCAGGAGCCGGAAATTATGTTATTAGATGAACCAACGGCTAATTTAGACCCTAAATCTCAATCAGAGATTATTAACGTGCTGGATAAAATATATGAGAAGCAAAAAATAACGATTATATTTGTAACTCATATATTGAGTCATATTCCAAGTTCTTGTAAAGAGGCAGTTCTAATGAAGAAAGGTTCGATCATATGGAATGGTGAGGTTGGAATGATTAATAAAGAACTTCTTTCTAATCTTTATGATTACCCTGTAACAAATGTTGTAGATGCAGGTCAGGAGATCCGCATCTACCCTTGAGGTAGTATTGTATGTTTGAAGTATTGCAATATAAGTTTATACAGAAGGCACTGCTTGCAGGATTATTTGGTGGGGCGGGTTGCGGAGTCATCGGCGTATGGATAATACTCTTAGGCATACCATTTGTTGGAGTTGCTATGTCGCATGCGGCATTTGCGGGTGCAATATTTGGACTTCTTTTTAATATTAATCCACTCTTTATGGCTATACTTTTTGCGCTTGTTTCATCCGCTCTCGTTGGACCGGTAGCCGAGAAAGCAGATATTGACATCAATATCTCGCTTGGAATAATTTTCTCTATTTTATTAGGAATTGCGTTTTTAGGAATGGGGCTACTTAAAGGACCGAAGACAGAAGCTTTGAATTTTATCTGGGGTAATATTTTGCTACTATCAAAAAGTAATCTTATCCTTTTAATAACAATAGTCACTTTAAAATCTTTCTGTTCTTAATTCTTTTGTTTAAAGATATTTCAGCTATTCTCTTTAATAGAGAGATTGCTTGTGCGGTCGGAATACCTGAAAAAATAATATTCTATACTATGCTCTTTCTCTCAGGAATGACAGTAGCCTTGAGTTTAAATACTATAGGCGGACTTTTAATATTTAGTCTTATAGTTAATCCACCATCCGCAGCATACCAATTAACTTATAATTTAAAGATTATGTTCGTTTTATCGGCAATCTTTGGTGTAGGGTCTTGTATGTTAGGACTCGTATTTTCTTATATTTTTAATGTTCCGACAGGAGCTGTAGTTATCATTGTCTCGTCGGTGATTTTTGGCTTAAGCCTGATCTTTTCTCCCAAAAGGAGGGTTAAAAGTTATGAGTCACCGTGAGTTTTTTGAAAGACTGGCTGAAGATTGGGACCAACGACAGATAGAGGAAACCAAGTTAAAGAAAATTATTGAAATAGCTAATATCGGGAGAGGTGAAAAAATTCTTGATGTCGGTAGTGGAACAGGGCTACTTTTCCCTTTATTAAGAGAAATAGAAAGTGATGTCGTAGCAGTGGATATTTCTTTTAATATGTTAAAAAAAGCAATAAAAAAGTCCTCTCATTCTGTTCTATGTATTCAAGGAGATGCAAGTGCTCTCCCTTTGATGAATGCTCTTTTTGATAGGGTTATATGCTTTGCCTCCTTTCCTCATTTCGCTCACAAAGAGAGTACACTGCGGGAAATAGTGAGAGTTTTAAAACCCAGTGGTAAGATTTTAATTGCTCATTCATCAAGTAGAGAGTCTATAAATGCTATGCATAGAGAAATTGGTGGAGTGGTGAGTAATGATTTTATCCCGGACGAAGAAGAAATGACTTTTCTGCTCAAAAAAGTTGGATTTAGTGATATTGTTATTGTTGATGTCAGTGATTTTTATTTAGCAGATGCAATTAAATCCACTATTTAATTTTATCCTTGAGCTAATAATAGAGTCTGCTGAAAAACTCATTAGATAAATCAAGAAAATAGAAGGACGATCGGAAATTTTTTGACAAAAAATGTTTGATTTACTTAATTTCCTATACTAAAGTAATGTATGGTTTAATTTTCTCTTTTCCAAGAAGAAAAAAGACCGCAAACTATAGCCCCACCCAAAACCAAGAGGTGCAGAATGTATCATAAAGAACTATCTAAATTGAACTTCGGACTCTATGGCCCATTTAAAGTAATAGAAAAACTCAAAGAAGATGAGCCACTCCTCCGAATAAAACCAATCTTGAAACAAGTTCAGGGTGATGAGCTCACAGAAAGATTAGAAACTAAAATGGGAGCATATTACTCACCAAATGAAGGTAGACCTGCATATCCAATAAAGAAGTCACTCGGGATGATACTTATCCAGCACCTATACTCTATACATAGCGATAGAATAATTCGTAGGCTATGCTTAACTGATGCCCTCTTTCGCCACTTTATAGGATGCCACTCATTTGAGGATCTAATCCCGGATGATACTACGCTCGGTAAGTTCCGTAAGAGGCTTGGAGAAGAGGGATTCCGTGAAATATTTGATGAGCTCGTTAAATTAGCTTTGGAAGCTGGGCAAATAACTCCTTTTAGAATAATTGATGCCACCCACATAAATGCAATAGGCAAGAAACTGGGAGTCATCAAGTTTATTACGGAAGGGATAAAGCGT
Protein-coding sequences here:
- the nikR gene encoding nickel-responsive transcriptional regulator NikR; the encoded protein is MSEIVRFGVSLNEKLLKEFDRFIASKGYTNRSEAIRDLIREKLVEREWETGEKETVGTITIVYDHETRELLEKLTHFQHQHLDLIISTTHVHLDEHNCLEVLIVKGKGKKIKDIANKLISTKGVKHGKLIATTTGKELA
- a CDS encoding TonB-dependent receptor, whose product is MGYEITSNIGVAFTGKYFDGYKEEPLRATDPDTLISNTWNDYKRGALDLSFDGKWGTIKGLTKFYRNFGEHKFSNGWHSKDFTNGALVHSSAELFSNNELTLGAEFRQQGGERLSEQKGKWEKKEYAVFFHDELRCIREKAILSFGGRYNYDEIAGTELCPQTGLVLHLVEGTILRGLVNKGFRNPQINELYLFPSSNDKLKAERVWNYEVGLNQRLIKGVSLELAGYIMKGDNVIQLEKNPTPPSRFKFQNTGEFEFKGIETGVNIQIGNKFTGRTYYTYLNPGEKTCGRAGNKFDATIRYSQRKLTFSASGQYISKYYADDSCKAQINDYYVVNTKLIYKLLSNLRAFIGVDNLLDTEYSFYVDLPGGAAGLYRMPGRAFTLGMTFEY
- a CDS encoding metal ABC transporter substrate-binding protein, whose product is MNIKPVFLIFLLVGCSREPNTPSLKIGATTSLIGVILQEIGKEKVDVVTIVPSGMCPGHFDVKPGDIKDLQDAKVIMSHGYEEWIENLLNSMNIVNKPLRIEGNWMVPEVHKIAAKEITKILTEISPENTNFYLDNLTDYEKLIDSFALEVSESTNTFKGIKVICSEHQAEFLEWLGFNIITTYGRPEELTPKEILNIVNIGKKEQVDIVVDNLQSGGKGSREIANEISARYTVLTNFPLDKSYIKALRENINKLVQAISE
- a CDS encoding ABC transporter ATP-binding protein, producing the protein MNNVIEIKDLTVSYRENVALKSISLDIKKGTFISVIGPNGAGKTTLLTAINGLGKILSGTVKIFGRAITPYNVSYIRKKIGYMPQKLAIDPRFPISVEDTIKIGRFGRVGIFRKLSYRDKEIVQSAMKVAGIENLAKRPIGHLSGGEGQKVALARVLAQEPEIMLLDEPTANLDPKSQSEIINVLDKIYEKQKITIIFVTHILSHIPSSCKEAVLMKKGSIIWNGEVGMINKELLSNLYDYPVTNVVDAGQEIRIYP
- a CDS encoding metal ABC transporter permease encodes the protein MFEVLQYKFIQKALLAGLFGGAGCGVIGVWIILLGIPFVGVAMSHAAFAGAIFGLLFNINPLFMAILFALVSSALVGPVAEKADIDINISLGIIFSILLGIAFLGMGLLKGPKTEALNFIWGNILLLSKSNLILLITIVTLKSFCS
- a CDS encoding metal ABC transporter permease, with the protein product MFKDISAILFNREIACAVGIPEKIIFYTMLFLSGMTVALSLNTIGGLLIFSLIVNPPSAAYQLTYNLKIMFVLSAIFGVGSCMLGLVFSYIFNVPTGAVVIIVSSVIFGLSLIFSPKRRVKSYESP
- a CDS encoding class I SAM-dependent methyltransferase — translated: MSHREFFERLAEDWDQRQIEETKLKKIIEIANIGRGEKILDVGSGTGLLFPLLREIESDVVAVDISFNMLKKAIKKSSHSVLCIQGDASALPLMNALFDRVICFASFPHFAHKESTLREIVRVLKPSGKILIAHSSSRESINAMHREIGGVVSNDFIPDEEEMTFLLKKVGFSDIVIVDVSDFYLADAIKSTI
- a CDS encoding transposase yields the protein MYHKELSKLNFGLYGPFKVIEKLKEDEPLLRIKPILKQVQGDELTERLETKMGAYYSPNEGRPAYPIKKSLGMILIQHLYSIHSDRIIRRLCLTDALFRHFIGCHSFEDLIPDDTTLGKFRKRLGEEGFREIFDELVKLALEAGQITPFRIIDATHINAIGKKLGVIKFITEGIKRVIKEMLMKNEEFAKRLKEEFQSLKIKTKRSARKIGKRFIKEVSKLKEMSQKARKVIEAMELSLAGEPMVNYTDTEARWGYKRDDFTFGGYKGEILPTEKGFVTGFRVLSGNRNEGKDISPLIEEEKRRGIKPKEAVEDRLYPSAKNFKYLNKEKNNGVKSDFFSLEFRAKIKMKK